A section of the Cydia splendana chromosome 1, ilCydSple1.2, whole genome shotgun sequence genome encodes:
- the LOC134800899 gene encoding putative odorant receptor 85d isoform X3 — MSAKEEFLALMDYLSDITSKIFLYPFLGRSKTKLLCYRLICFLIIFASFQQFVFLCVSKLNSFLDIVNIAPNIGVCAMSVTKYIKINSNKELYNLIFVHFRTDMWDIISEKCPENVKILKRYQKIINFITIWFVYYVVPLILIVTSFPILIMYYDNMVLGKELEHRYPFEAWYPFDKVKWYYAAYAWESFITGLVVCIYTFSDLINVSYIAYICLELKLLGTHLKELIGAEDIKQLKRSQNATAIHYKIRQKLRGIIIKHNFIANISSRLDIVFGDIMLVNYTFGSVFICLTAFTFTVTNELYSTLRCFFFLISLSEQLAQALYDSKWTYGDRQTRQLVLMLIKRMQKPFQLTAKGYIAMNLDTFTTICSTSYQFFNLLRTMYDLKAN, encoded by the exons ATGTCTGCAAAAGAGGAATTTCTTGCCTTAATGGACTATTTAAGTGATATCACTTCGAAGATATTTTTGTATCCCTTCTTGGGTAGATCAAAAACTAAGCTTCTTTGTTATCGTTTAATTTGTTTCCTAATCATTTTTGCGTCTTttcaacagttcgtttttttgtGTGTTTCCAAATTGAACAGTTTTCTTGATATTGTCAATATCGCTCCAAATATTGGAGTTTGCGCGATGTCCGTtactaaatatataaaaataaatagtaacAAGGAATTATACAATTTAATATTTGTTCATTTCCGTACAGATATGTGGGACATCATCTCCGAAAAATGTccggaaaatgtaaaaattttgaaaagatatcaaaaaattataaatttcatTACAATTTGGTTTGTTTACTATGTCGTGCCGTTGATTTTGATCGTTACATCGTTCCCGATTCTAATTATGTATTACGATAACATGGTCCTTGGAAAGGAACTCGAGCACCGTTATCCTTTCGAAGCCTGGTACCCTTTTGACAAAGTAAAGTGGTATTACGCTGCTTACGCATGGGAAAGCTTTATTACGGGGCTTGTTGTTTGTATTTACACATTTTCAGACCTCATAAATGTATCGTACATAGCTTACATCTGCTTAGAATTAAAACTTCTTGGTACTCACCTGAAGGAGCTCATAGGAGCTGAAGATATAAAGCAACTGAAAAGATCACAGAACGCTACGGCTATTCATTACAAAATTAGACAAAAACTAAGAGgaattataataaaacataatttcatTGCAAA cATTTCATCTCGGCTAGACATTGTTTTTGGTGATATAATGCTTGTTAATTACACTTTTGGATCCGTGTTTATTTGTCTTACTGCTTTTACGTTTACG gttaCCAACGAACTTTACAGTACTTTGCGCTGTTTTTTCTTCCTTATTTCATTG AGCGAGCAACTAGCCCAGGCTCTCTACGATTCCAAGTGGACCTACGGTGACAGGCAAACGAGACAGTTGGTCCTCATGCTCATCAAGCGCATGCAGAAACCCTTTCAACTTACCGCTAAGGGATATATCGCCATGAATCTTGATACGTTCACCACT ATTTGCAGCACATCATATCAATTCTTCAATCTTCTTCGCACTATGTATGATCTTAAAGCTAATTAA
- the LOC134800899 gene encoding putative odorant receptor 85d isoform X2 — protein sequence MSAKEEFLALMDYLSDITSKIFLYPFLGRSKTKLLCYRLICFLIIFASFQQFVFLCVSKLNSFLDIVNIAPNIGVCAMSVTKYIKINSNKELYNLIFVHFRTDMWDIISEKCPENVKILKRYQKIINFITIWFVYYVVPLILIVTSFPILIMYYDNMVLGKELEHRYPFEAWYPFDKVKWYYAAYAWESFITGLVVCIYTFSDLINVSYIAYICLELKLLGTHLKELIGAEDIKQLKRSQNATAIHYKIRQKLRGIIIKHNFIANISSRLDIVFGDIMLVNYTFGSVFICLTAFTFTVTNELYSTLRCFFFLISLVISMLNQCIIGQCSEQLAQALYDSKWTYGDRQTRQLVLMLIKRMQKPFQLTAKGYIAMNLDTFTTICSTSYQFFNLLRTMYDLKAN from the exons ATGTCTGCAAAAGAGGAATTTCTTGCCTTAATGGACTATTTAAGTGATATCACTTCGAAGATATTTTTGTATCCCTTCTTGGGTAGATCAAAAACTAAGCTTCTTTGTTATCGTTTAATTTGTTTCCTAATCATTTTTGCGTCTTttcaacagttcgtttttttgtGTGTTTCCAAATTGAACAGTTTTCTTGATATTGTCAATATCGCTCCAAATATTGGAGTTTGCGCGATGTCCGTtactaaatatataaaaataaatagtaacAAGGAATTATACAATTTAATATTTGTTCATTTCCGTACAGATATGTGGGACATCATCTCCGAAAAATGTccggaaaatgtaaaaattttgaaaagatatcaaaaaattataaatttcatTACAATTTGGTTTGTTTACTATGTCGTGCCGTTGATTTTGATCGTTACATCGTTCCCGATTCTAATTATGTATTACGATAACATGGTCCTTGGAAAGGAACTCGAGCACCGTTATCCTTTCGAAGCCTGGTACCCTTTTGACAAAGTAAAGTGGTATTACGCTGCTTACGCATGGGAAAGCTTTATTACGGGGCTTGTTGTTTGTATTTACACATTTTCAGACCTCATAAATGTATCGTACATAGCTTACATCTGCTTAGAATTAAAACTTCTTGGTACTCACCTGAAGGAGCTCATAGGAGCTGAAGATATAAAGCAACTGAAAAGATCACAGAACGCTACGGCTATTCATTACAAAATTAGACAAAAACTAAGAGgaattataataaaacataatttcatTGCAAA cATTTCATCTCGGCTAGACATTGTTTTTGGTGATATAATGCTTGTTAATTACACTTTTGGATCCGTGTTTATTTGTCTTACTGCTTTTACGTTTACG gttaCCAACGAACTTTACAGTACTTTGCGCTGTTTTTTCTTCCTTATTTCATTGGTAATTTCAATGCTCAATCAATGTATCATAGGGCAATGC AGCGAGCAACTAGCCCAGGCTCTCTACGATTCCAAGTGGACCTACGGTGACAGGCAAACGAGACAGTTGGTCCTCATGCTCATCAAGCGCATGCAGAAACCCTTTCAACTTACCGCTAAGGGATATATCGCCATGAATCTTGATACGTTCACCACT ATTTGCAGCACATCATATCAATTCTTCAATCTTCTTCGCACTATGTATGATCTTAAAGCTAATTAA
- the LOC134800899 gene encoding putative odorant receptor 85d isoform X4: MSAKEEFLALMDYLSDITSKIFLYPFLGRSKTKLLCYRLICFLIIFASFQQFVFLCVSKLNSFLDIVNIAPNIGVCAMSVTKYIKINSNKELYNLIFVHFRTDMWDIISEKCPENVKILKRYQKIINFITIWFVYYVVPLILIVTSFPILIMYYDNMVLGKELEHRYPFEAWYPFDKVKWYYAAYAWESFITGLVVCIYTFSDLINVSYIAYICLELKLLGTHLKELIGAEDIKQLKRSQNATAIHYKIRQKLRGIIIKHNFIANISSRLDIVFGDIMLVNYTFGSVFICLTAFTFTSEQLAQALYDSKWTYGDRQTRQLVLMLIKRMQKPFQLTAKGYIAMNLDTFTTICSTSYQFFNLLRTMYDLKAN, encoded by the exons ATGTCTGCAAAAGAGGAATTTCTTGCCTTAATGGACTATTTAAGTGATATCACTTCGAAGATATTTTTGTATCCCTTCTTGGGTAGATCAAAAACTAAGCTTCTTTGTTATCGTTTAATTTGTTTCCTAATCATTTTTGCGTCTTttcaacagttcgtttttttgtGTGTTTCCAAATTGAACAGTTTTCTTGATATTGTCAATATCGCTCCAAATATTGGAGTTTGCGCGATGTCCGTtactaaatatataaaaataaatagtaacAAGGAATTATACAATTTAATATTTGTTCATTTCCGTACAGATATGTGGGACATCATCTCCGAAAAATGTccggaaaatgtaaaaattttgaaaagatatcaaaaaattataaatttcatTACAATTTGGTTTGTTTACTATGTCGTGCCGTTGATTTTGATCGTTACATCGTTCCCGATTCTAATTATGTATTACGATAACATGGTCCTTGGAAAGGAACTCGAGCACCGTTATCCTTTCGAAGCCTGGTACCCTTTTGACAAAGTAAAGTGGTATTACGCTGCTTACGCATGGGAAAGCTTTATTACGGGGCTTGTTGTTTGTATTTACACATTTTCAGACCTCATAAATGTATCGTACATAGCTTACATCTGCTTAGAATTAAAACTTCTTGGTACTCACCTGAAGGAGCTCATAGGAGCTGAAGATATAAAGCAACTGAAAAGATCACAGAACGCTACGGCTATTCATTACAAAATTAGACAAAAACTAAGAGgaattataataaaacataatttcatTGCAAA cATTTCATCTCGGCTAGACATTGTTTTTGGTGATATAATGCTTGTTAATTACACTTTTGGATCCGTGTTTATTTGTCTTACTGCTTTTACGTTTACG AGCGAGCAACTAGCCCAGGCTCTCTACGATTCCAAGTGGACCTACGGTGACAGGCAAACGAGACAGTTGGTCCTCATGCTCATCAAGCGCATGCAGAAACCCTTTCAACTTACCGCTAAGGGATATATCGCCATGAATCTTGATACGTTCACCACT ATTTGCAGCACATCATATCAATTCTTCAATCTTCTTCGCACTATGTATGATCTTAAAGCTAATTAA
- the LOC134800899 gene encoding putative odorant receptor 85d isoform X1 — translation MSAKEEFLALMDYLSDITSKIFLYPFLGRSKTKLLCYRLICFLIIFASFQQFVFLCVSKLNSFLDIVNIAPNIGVCAMSVTKYIKINSNKELYNLIFVHFRTDMWDIISEKCPENVKILKRYQKIINFITIWFVYYVVPLILIVTSFPILIMYYDNMVLGKELEHRYPFEAWYPFDKVKWYYAAYAWESFITGLVVCIYTFSDLINVSYIAYICLELKLLGTHLKELIGAEDIKQLKRSQNATAIHYKIRQKLRGIIIKHNFIANISSRLDIVFGDIMLVNYTFGSVFICLTAFTFTVTNELYSTLRCFFFLISLVISMLNQCIIGQCVSDHSEQLAQALYDSKWTYGDRQTRQLVLMLIKRMQKPFQLTAKGYIAMNLDTFTTICSTSYQFFNLLRTMYDLKAN, via the exons ATGTCTGCAAAAGAGGAATTTCTTGCCTTAATGGACTATTTAAGTGATATCACTTCGAAGATATTTTTGTATCCCTTCTTGGGTAGATCAAAAACTAAGCTTCTTTGTTATCGTTTAATTTGTTTCCTAATCATTTTTGCGTCTTttcaacagttcgtttttttgtGTGTTTCCAAATTGAACAGTTTTCTTGATATTGTCAATATCGCTCCAAATATTGGAGTTTGCGCGATGTCCGTtactaaatatataaaaataaatagtaacAAGGAATTATACAATTTAATATTTGTTCATTTCCGTACAGATATGTGGGACATCATCTCCGAAAAATGTccggaaaatgtaaaaattttgaaaagatatcaaaaaattataaatttcatTACAATTTGGTTTGTTTACTATGTCGTGCCGTTGATTTTGATCGTTACATCGTTCCCGATTCTAATTATGTATTACGATAACATGGTCCTTGGAAAGGAACTCGAGCACCGTTATCCTTTCGAAGCCTGGTACCCTTTTGACAAAGTAAAGTGGTATTACGCTGCTTACGCATGGGAAAGCTTTATTACGGGGCTTGTTGTTTGTATTTACACATTTTCAGACCTCATAAATGTATCGTACATAGCTTACATCTGCTTAGAATTAAAACTTCTTGGTACTCACCTGAAGGAGCTCATAGGAGCTGAAGATATAAAGCAACTGAAAAGATCACAGAACGCTACGGCTATTCATTACAAAATTAGACAAAAACTAAGAGgaattataataaaacataatttcatTGCAAA cATTTCATCTCGGCTAGACATTGTTTTTGGTGATATAATGCTTGTTAATTACACTTTTGGATCCGTGTTTATTTGTCTTACTGCTTTTACGTTTACG gttaCCAACGAACTTTACAGTACTTTGCGCTGTTTTTTCTTCCTTATTTCATTGGTAATTTCAATGCTCAATCAATGTATCATAGGGCAATGCGTAAGTGATCAC AGCGAGCAACTAGCCCAGGCTCTCTACGATTCCAAGTGGACCTACGGTGACAGGCAAACGAGACAGTTGGTCCTCATGCTCATCAAGCGCATGCAGAAACCCTTTCAACTTACCGCTAAGGGATATATCGCCATGAATCTTGATACGTTCACCACT ATTTGCAGCACATCATATCAATTCTTCAATCTTCTTCGCACTATGTATGATCTTAAAGCTAATTAA